The following is a genomic window from Variovorax paradoxus.
GCCGGGTCGCCCGCCACCAGTCCGAAGCGGTGGCGGTATGAATGAATCACCACCTCGACGAAGTCGGGGTTGTCGAAGGCTGCGGCGCTGCGCTCGAAGGTCGCGTCGTCGAACTTCCACGTGGGCGACCACAGTTGCCACAGCAGGCGGGTGAGCGCCTTGCGGTCCTTCGCCAGCCCGGCCCGGCCGCGCTCGCTGTGAAAGTAGTACTGGTACCAGAGGCTGTGTTCGTTCGCGGGCGTGTCGGGCTCCATCGCTCTGGCGATGTCCTGGATGTTGTAGCTGTTGAACGAAACGAGGCCTGCGCAGCGCTCGGGCCAGAGCGCCGCCACCACGCACGCCGCGCGGCCGCCCCAGTCGTAGCCGGCGAGCACCGCGCGCTGGATGCCGAGTGCGTCGAGCAGCGCGAGCAGGTCGGCCCCGAGCGCGGCCTGCTCGCCGGAGCGCGGCGTGGCATCGCTCAGGAAGCGCGTGCCACCGTAGCCTCGCAGGTAGGGCACGATGACGCGGCAACCCTTGTCGGCGAGCATCGGCGCCACTTCGGCGTAAGTGTGA
Proteins encoded in this region:
- a CDS encoding alpha/beta fold hydrolase; this translates as MNRMEPLRKIEAGVLEIAYYEAGPADGPPVLLMHGFPYDIHTYAEVAPMLADKGCRVIVPYLRGYGGTRFLSDATPRSGEQAALGADLLALLDALGIQRAVLAGYDWGGRAACVVAALWPERCAGLVSFNSYNIQDIARAMEPDTPANEHSLWYQYYFHSERGRAGLAKDRKALTRLLWQLWSPTWKFDDATFERSAAAFDNPDFVEVVIHSYRHRFGLVAGDPAYADIERRLAAQPAISVPTITFDGLDDGVRPPAEASAHAHRFSGPRSHRLVPGVGHNMPQEASRIFADAVLELVPALQPNNNSR